The Silvanigrella paludirubra genome contains a region encoding:
- a CDS encoding Hpt domain-containing protein: protein MSEQNKHINYQTIEGLKMLQEDGEPDFLLDLIDTLLNTTPQKLVNIDKFLAGNDLMAASKESHSIKSSVRALGAEILGNKCQSLEDLKTTTNFEEAKKIFEEIKLEYTNVANELTQIKGTMK from the coding sequence ATGAGTGAACAAAACAAACACATTAATTATCAAACCATTGAAGGATTAAAAATGCTTCAAGAAGATGGTGAACCAGATTTTTTATTAGACCTAATTGATACTTTATTAAACACCACTCCACAAAAATTAGTAAATATTGATAAATTTTTAGCAGGTAATGATTTAATGGCAGCATCGAAAGAATCGCACTCTATTAAATCTAGCGTCCGAGCACTAGGAGCTGAAATATTAGGAAATAAATGTCAGTCCTTAGAAGATTTAAAAACAACTACAAATTTTGAAGAAGCTAAAAAAATTTTTGAAGAGATTAAATTAGAATATACAAATGTTGCTAATGAATTGACTCAAATCAAAGGGACTATGAAATGA
- a CDS encoding GAF domain-containing protein — MNFHPAIDITKNDEYYDNLYKMVNSYLDSENDWLAQLSNVTALLNETLPQINWVGFYLLKDNQLIVGPFQGKMACTRIALDKGVCGAAATQLKTIRVDNVHKFENHISCDSASFSEIVFPLFYPNKKATLETLIGVLDIDSPVFARFSETDEKGLEKIALLISEKVKWPNSPTL, encoded by the coding sequence ATGAATTTTCATCCAGCCATAGACATTACAAAAAATGATGAATATTACGATAATCTATATAAAATGGTCAATTCATACTTAGACTCTGAAAATGATTGGCTCGCTCAACTCTCTAACGTAACAGCTTTACTAAATGAGACTCTTCCACAAATTAACTGGGTGGGATTTTATTTATTAAAAGATAACCAACTTATTGTCGGCCCTTTTCAAGGAAAAATGGCTTGTACAAGAATTGCATTAGACAAGGGAGTTTGCGGAGCCGCTGCAACACAATTAAAAACAATTCGTGTTGATAATGTTCATAAATTTGAAAATCATATTTCTTGTGATAGCGCTTCTTTTTCTGAAATTGTTTTTCCCCTTTTTTATCCAAATAAAAAAGCAACTTTAGAAACTCTTATTGGTGTTTTAGATATAGATAGCCCTGTATTTGCCAGATTTTCTGAAACAGATGAAAAAGGTCTAGAAAAAATTGCATTACTAATAAGTGAAAAAGTTAAATGGCCAAACTCTCCAACTCTATAA